The Arachis ipaensis cultivar K30076 chromosome B03, Araip1.1, whole genome shotgun sequence region ATATTTCTACACACATGTTAATTGATAATTTGATCATTATTACGTAGCTAAAAATATGTTATTCGTATTAGTTTTCTATTTCTCACGGTATAAATTAACACATACTCTTTTTTTTACTAGATGCAATATGTGATTtacataaaatataataaatttcacATCTTATATATTCAATAGTGAATAAATACATGTTACCCTAATATACGAAACAAAATAAATACTCAAAGTATTATACTATCTAAAAAGATATCAATATGTTTTTGAGAACTAGCTAGAAGGTTTGTGACATACATAGTAATTTGTAATGCATACATGCAGGTATCAAACTGGTTTATAAATGCCCGAGTTAGGCTATGGAAACCAATGGTTGAAGAAATGTACTTAGAAGAAATTAAGGATCAAGaacacaacaacaataatggctcccaagatgatgatgatgatgacactAACACCgccaacaagaagaagaagcagctaatAAGAGAATCATCAAACAAGGAATtatggtcatcatcatcatcacaattAGAACAACCACCATGTAGTAGTAGTGTCATTAGACTTGACCACTTAAACTCCAACCAAAACACCACTACTCCAATAACTGAGATCTCAGCAAATTCCAACAACAATTCAATCTCAACATCTCCATTGAATCTAAGGAATCCTCATCATGAGATTATGAACTCTCCAGGtaccattcttttcttcttcttctttgtttttccttttttttttttctcgagAAATCTTTCTGTGGACATGGAAATGAAGCCGATAAGAGAGACaaatagcaacaacaacaacaaccacctaaATTTTGGAATTGAATTAGGGAACCCTAATAAAGACGGTTACCCTTTGATGGCTTCTTTTGGGAATGAAAACCACGACGGTGGCGGGGGTAGCGGTAGCGGTTATGGTTCTACTACATTCTCCATGGAAGACATTGGAAGGTTCCATCAACAATTGGTGGCTCCAAGGTTCCATGGGAATGGTGTTTCACTCACTCTAGGGCTTCCACCAAGTGAtaacaacaacaccaacaataACTTTCCATCCCAACAAGTAGAGTTTCTCTCCTCACACAACATGCATttgggaggaggaggaggaggaggaggaaggattcatcatcatcatcacgaGATTGAAGCAGCAaccaatgatgatgagttttgtGGAATGAAGAACAATGCCACAACACCTTCTTCTCATTCAGGAACAAGTTATGAtcataacaacaacaacattgACATGTGGGGTCAGTTTTGGAGGGTCTGATAAGTTGACATTGGATTTTCTTGGAGTTGGAGGAATGGTAAGAAATATCAACACTGGTGCAACAACAcatgcattttcacaaacacatagagAGCAACAACAACAAGGAATGATGAGTACCTTGAGTTCTTTGGATTCGGACCTGAAATCAGCACAATCAGCCACACCAAGCCACCGTTTTTGAAGTTAGTTCTTCATCTCTGCAATGATCaaggaaaataattaaattaaattaaaaacagaCAATGTTAGTTGTTTTACGTATGAACTTGTTCAAAAACAAttgttctttattattttttttctttttctctaattGGCACATTATGACATTAGGGTTTCAATTCCAAAAACCGCAATCCTTGTAGTAGTATCTTTCTTGAACAAACCTCGTTCACATTCttaagatattattattattattattattggagaTCACAATTTTCTCAAAGTTTAGGTtctatatatatatcttagagcAAAGAAAAAAATTGTTAGTCGTGTATGTAATTTAATGCTCGATATTCTTTTAATTAGTTTGAGTTAGTTATGTCATCTGTGATATATGAGTGTTAGCACAGTAATTTACTTCTCgtgtttttcatttatttttgtgAATCAACCACTACATACATTTTGGAATCACGTGATGATTTCTTGGAAGACTTTAGCTATATGTGGGAGGGTAATTATGTTGAAGTTTGCTTCATCATGTAAGGATGAAACTTATAGTAAATTAAAATAGTACATTACATATATACTTTCTAATATACTTTGCTTTGGCTTTATTTGTTATAAATGGTAGTGGAATTTAGCCAGCTTATGAATGGTAGTGTATATGTTTCTCTCCGTACATATATTATTGTTTATGTAAATATCCGGAACATATTATATATGATAATTTACACTTATTTGGTTATTTAAACTATTATCATTATTAACTGCATGATGATTTGAGCATTTTTACGCAAGAAATGTTATATACCCTATTTTTTATACGCTTTATGTAtatagtttttgtttttaatattaaacatgaataataaaaaaataagagaattAAAATGTTATGTTTATAATAAAAAAGTATATATNNNNNNNNNNNNNNNNNNNNNNNNNNNNNNNNNNNNNNNNNNNNNNNNNNNNNNNNNNNNNNNNNNNNNNNNNNNNNNNNNNNNNNNNNNNNNNNNNNNNNNNNNNNNNNNNNNNNNNNNNNNNNNNNNNNNNNNNNNNNNNNNNNNNNNNNNNNNNNNNNNNNNNNNNNNNNNNNNNNNNNNNNNNNNNNNNNNNNNNNNNNNNNNNNNNNNNNNNNNNNNNNNNNNNNNNNNNNNNNNNNNNNNNNNNNNNNNNNNNNNNNNNNNNNNNNNNNNNNNNNNNNNNNNNNNNNNNNNNNNNNNNNNNNNNNNNNNNNNNNNNNNNNNNNNNNNNNNNNNNNNNNNNNNNNNNNNNNNNNNNNNNNNNNNNNNNNNNNNNNNNNNNNNNNNNNNNNNNNNNNNNNNNNNNNNNNNNNNNNNNNNNNNNNNNNNNNNNNNNNNNNNNNNNNNNNNNNNNNNNNNNNNNNNNNNNNNNNNNNNNNNNNNNNNNNNNNNNNNNNNNNNNNNNNNNNNNNNNNNNNNNNNNNNNNNNNNNNNNNNNNNNNNNNNNNNNNNNNNNNNNNNNNNNNNNNNNNNNNNNNNNNNNNNNNNNNNNNNNNNNNNNNNNNNNNNNNNNNNNNNNNNNNNNNNNNNNNNNNNNNNNNNNNNNNNNNNNNNNNNNNNNNNNNNNNNNNNNNNNNNNNNNNNNNNNNNNNNNNNNNNNNNNNNNNNNNNNNNNNNNNNNNNNNNNNNNNNNNNNNNNNNNNNNNNNNNNNNNNNNNNNNNNNNNNNNNNNNNNNNNNNNNNNNNNNNNNNNNNNNNNNNNNNNNNNNNNNNNNNNNNNNNNNNNNNNNNNNNNNNNNNNNNNNNNNNNNNNNNNNNNNNNNNNNNNNNNNNNNNNNNNNNNNNNNNNNNNNNNNNNNNNNNNNNNNNNNNNNNNNNNNNNNNNNNNNNNNNNNNNNNNNNNNNNNNNNNNNNNNNNNNNNNNNNNNNNNNNNNNNNNNNNNNNNNNNNNNNNNNNNNNNNNNNNNNNNNNNNNNNNNNNNNNNNNNNNNNNNNNNNNNNNNNNNNNNNNNNNNNNNNNNNNNNNNNNNNNNNNNNNNNNNNNNNNNNNNNNNNNNNNNNNNNNNNNNNNNNNNNNNNNNNNNNNNNNNNNNNNNNNNNNNNNNNNNNNNNNNNNNNNNNNNNNNNNNNNNNNNNNNNNNNNNNNNNNNNNNNNNNNNNNNNNNNNNNNNNNNNNNNNNNNNNNNNNNNNNNNNNNNNNNNNNNNNNNNNNNNNNNNNNNNNNNNNNNNNNNNNNNNNNNNNNNNNNNNNNNNNNNNNNNNNNNNNNNNNNNNNNNNNNNNNNNNNNNNNNNNNNNNNNNNNNNNNNNNNNNNNNNNNNNNNNNNNNNNNNNNNNNNNNNNNNNNNNNNNNNNNNNNNNNNNNNNNNNNNNNNNNNNNNNNNNNNNNNNNNNNNNNNNNNNNNNNNNNNNNNNNNNNNNNNNNNNNNNNNNNNNNNNNNNNNNNNNNNNNNNNNNNNNNNNNNNNNNNNNNNNNNNNNNNNNNNNNNNNNNNNNNNNNNNNNNNNNNNNNNNNNNNNNNNNNNNNNNNNNNNNNNNNNNaaaataaaaaaaattaaatatttacgaATAGGTGAAATtgtaagaaaaaaataatataaaaaagtaGATAAAGAAGAAATCTTAGCACACTATGCACAAGGTAAAATAGATAGTTCCTGGTTCAACTTAAGCGACGTTGCTAGCACTTTTTTCAGAGACTTCTAGATATGCTAGAAGACTCGCTGACACCTCTTCTTCTAAATATTCCAAGCTATAATCAAAACCTGTCAAGTACTTTGAGGATTTGTTCCTTAAAATCCAATTTGTAATACCGAATCCCTCCACCAATCAAAGAATAAGGAACGTCTATGGTCTGGAATGAGATAAGTCAAATGACTCTTCTTCCACACTAGATTAGCGTCTCCACAGAAAAATAGATAGTGCATGAGTGATTTTGGAGCTGACTTGTAGATTGGACAAGTTGCCAGAATGGATGGGAATTGCTGGTGGATGAGAAGTAGAACAAGAAGCTTACCATGAAGAAATTTTTACACAAAGAGCAAACTCTTGTGAGAAATTTTCAACTTCCATAAATGACTCCAAACTGGTATCTATTGCATGAAGTTCGGACAAAATTCAATAGAGGTGTGGTAAAATTGGTAAGCAATCTTGTACCCTGATGCAACATCATATGTTTTTAATCTATTCATTACCTATTTGATTGTGTCTTCATCTTCTCTTAGGGTTATGGAGAGGATTCGCTAAGCAATTTCTAGAGAAAAACGGTTTGAGATTAATATTTAATTTCACTGTTTATTTGACAAAAATAGGTCTTTTACTTGTAACAGATGGTAACTCTTTGATAGTAGTGCCACAGATGGAGGAACAGTGAAGGGGTAAGAAAGAGGGAGGTATAGTTCACTGAAGATTCAGATATTACCAACACTTACTTTCCTACTAATGTCTTTCTCTACAACTCGCCTCCCTTCAAGAATACTTTACCAACCCCAAGAAGATAAGGTTCCTATTTCTGTTGTAAGGATAGAATTAAATCAGAAATATTTACCTTTAAGTATTCTAGAAAGAAGAGAGTTAAGTTGAGTCACGATTTTTCAGCATTGTTTACCTAAAAGAGCCACGTTTTGAGCCTGAGATCTTTAAAACCAAGTCCGCCTTCTTTCTTAGGCCTAGTAATCTTATCCTAGCTAATCTACACCATTCGCCTTTTAAAACATTGTTGCCTCCACTAGAACTGGGTTATAA contains the following coding sequences:
- the LOC107629786 gene encoding BEL1-like homeodomain protein 1, giving the protein MGFHRARGHQSHHHPQGLSLSLSSQQLPFRSFANAGGALNSSIQSVVLGSKFLKVAQELLDEAVNVGNDNKVDYSNNKEKMKGNKNVESTSDGGGDDNRSSGGGDGENSGGDNKQGSELNTAQRQELHMNKSKLVTMLDEVEQRYREYKQQMQIVTSSFEEAAGYGAARTYTALALKTISKQFRCLKDAISLQIKTTGKTLGEDNCMGVKVEGSRLRFIDHNLRQQRALQQLGMIQHNAWRPQRGLPERAVSILRAWLFEHFLHPYPKDSDKVMLARQTGLTRSQVSNWFINARVRLWKPMVEEMYLEEIKDQEHNNNNGSQDDDDDDTNTANKKKKQLIRESSNKELWSSSSSQLEQPPCSSSVIRLDHLNSNQNTTTPITEISANSNNNSISTSPLNLRNPHHEIMNSPGTILSVDMEMKPIRETNSNNNNNHLNFGIELGNPNKDGYPLMASFGNENHDGGGGSGSGYGSTTFSMEDIGRFHQQLVAPRFHGNGVSLTLGLPPSDNNNTNNNFPSQQVEFLSSHNMHLGGGGGGGGRIHHHHHEIEAATNDDEFCGMKNNATTPSSHSGTSYDHNNNNIDMWGQFWRV